Proteins from a single region of Carassius gibelio isolate Cgi1373 ecotype wild population from Czech Republic chromosome B15, carGib1.2-hapl.c, whole genome shotgun sequence:
- the LOC127972335 gene encoding C-C chemokine receptor type 5, which translates to MVTSGPLDQHYMISSTNGAVDDEPDTVTTSKYYDYYDYDPAVICVYGDHGARILPTLYSLYFVVGFLANMLVVWVVCMAAKLRSMTDICLLNLALADLLLLSSFPFLAHYIRDQWIFGDVMCTAVLSVYYIGFYSVIFFTVLMSINQYIAIVHDVLARTYGILASVVIWIIAVSASFPEVMHFKTNNFNQQIVCGLFNPTGDQNLYFSLNIFSIFKMNLIGLVIPLFIIGFFYSLILKRPLTARSSRKQNMCYVIIVLVVFFCCYAPYNIAAFVKVLEMKEIISNSCDLSKAINLSLQITEALTNSHTCINPILFVFVQEKYRKHLVSLLYKTPCGRLHFMNDNPTQATESVYLQNTERPGTVV; encoded by the exons ATGGTAACCAGTGGTCCTCTCGACCAACATTATATGATATCCAG CACAAATGGGGCAGTGGATGATGAGCCAGATACTGTTACAACATCTAAATATTATGACTACTATGATTATGATCCAGCAGTCATCTGTGTTTATGGAGATCATGGAGCTAGAATTCTTCCCACTTTATACTCCCTTTATTTTGTGGTGGGCTTTCTGGCTAACATGCTGGTGGTCTGGGTTGTCTGCATGGCTGCGAAGCTGAGAAGCATGACTGACATCTGTCTCCTGAACCTGGCTTTAGCTGACCTGCTCCTGCTGTCCTCTTTCCCCTTTCTTGCACACTATATTAGAGACCAGTGGATCTTTGGAGATGTAATGTGCACTGCGGTCCTCAGTGTCTACTACATTGGATTTTACAGTGTGATATTCTTCACTGTACTGATGAGTATTAATCAATACATTGCTATAGTTCATGATGTGCTTGCAAGGACATATGGAATCTTAGCCAGTGTAGTCATATGGATTATTGCTGTTTCTGCATCTTTTCCTGAGGTGATGCACTTCAAAACCAACAATTTCAATCAACAAATCGTTTGTGGTTTGTTTAATCCAACAGGTGATCAAAATTTGTACTTTTCTTTGAATATTTTTAGTATCTTTAAAATGAATCTCATAGGTTTAGTTATCCCTCTTTTCATAATTGGATTTTTTTACTCATTGATTTTGAAGAGACCCCTGACAGCCCGTTCTTCCAGAAAGCAAAACATGTGCTATGTCATCATTGTGTTGGTGGTGTTCTTCTGCTGTTATGCTCCATATAACattgctgcttttgtgaaagtcTTAGAGATGAAAGAAATCATATCTAATTCCTGTGACTTGAGTAAAGCAATCAATCTAAGTCTGCAGATCACAGAAGCTTTGACCAACTCACACACCTGCATCAATCCCATTCTCTTTGTGTTTGTGCAAGAGAAATATAGGAAACATCTTGTCAGTCTCCTCTATAAGACACCTTGTGGTAGACTGCATTTTATGAATGATAACCCTACACAGGCCACAGAATCAGTGTACTTACAGAACACTGAGAGGCCTGGTACAGTAGTGTAA